In one Phyllostomus discolor isolate MPI-MPIP mPhyDis1 chromosome 8, mPhyDis1.pri.v3, whole genome shotgun sequence genomic region, the following are encoded:
- the PLPPR2 gene encoding phospholipid phosphatase-related protein type 2 isoform X1, protein MAGGRPQLKRSFSIIPCFVFVESVLLGVVVLLAYRLEFTDTFPVHTQGFFCYDSTYAKPYPGPEAASRAPPALIYALVTAGPTLTILLGELARAFFPAPPSAIPIIGESTIVSGACCRFSPPLRRLVRFLGVYSFGLFTTTIFANAGQVVTGNPTPHFLSVCRPNYTALGCLPPSPDRPGPDRFVTDQGACAGSPSLVAAARRAFPCKDAALCAYAVTYTAMYVTLVFRVKGSRLVKPSLCLALLCPAFLVGVVRVAEYRNHWSDVLAGFLTGAAIATFLVTCVVHNFQSRPPSSRRLSPWEGLSQAPTVDSPLEKLSVAQEPEACRPHSTPARLTPSKPQNCARRGHLIPSCVSSRAPAMCSSPRVPRPRLRSEPTPLPLPLPLPAPPTSQGPSPSSPGPGGPGGGGGRGRKLLLPTPLLRDLYTLSGLYPSPFHRDNFSPYLFASRDHLL, encoded by the exons ATGGCGGGAGGGAGACCTCAGCTGAAGAGGAGTTTCTCCATCATTCCCTGCTTTGTCTTCGTAGAG TCGGTGCTGCTGGGTGTGGTGGTCCTGCTCGCTTACCGCCTGGAGTTCACAGACACCTTTCCTGTGCACACCCAGGGCTTCTTCTGCTATGACAGTACTTACGCCAAGCCCTATCCAGGGCCTGAGGCTGCCAGCCGAGCACCTCCTGCACTTATCTATGCTCTGGTCACCGCTGGGCCCACCCTCACG ATCTTGCTGGGGGAGCTGGCACGTGCCTTTTTCCCCGCACCACCCTCAGCCATCCCCATCATTGGGGAGAGCACCATTGTGTCTGGGGCCTGCTGCCGCTTCAGCCCCCCGCTGAGAAGGCTGGTCCGCTTCCTGG GGGTCTACTCTTTCGGCCTCTTCACCACGACCATCTTCGCCAACGCGGGGCAGGTGGTGACCGGCAACCCTACACCACACTTCCTGTCCGTGTGCCGCCCCAATTACACGGCTCtgggctgcctgcctccctcaccGGACCGGCCAGGGCCTGACCGCTTTGTCACCGACCAGGGTGCCTGTGCTGGCAGCCCCAGCCTGGTGGCCGCGGCGCGCCGCGCCTTCCCCTGCAAGGACGCTGCCCTTTGCGCCTACGCGGTTACCTACACAGCG ATGTATGTGACACTGGTGTTCCGGGTGAAGGGCTCCCGTCTTGTCAAACCGTCGCTCTGCCTGGCTTTACTGTGCCCCGCCTTCCTGGTGGGTGTGGTCCGCGTGGCGGAGTACCGTAACCACTGGTCGGATGTGCTGGCCGGCTTCCTGACTGGGGCGGCCATTGCCACCTTTCTG GTCACCTGCGTAGTGCACAACTTCCAGAGCCGGCCACCCTCCAGCCGAAGGCTCTCCCCCTGGGAGGGCCTGAGCCAAGCCCCTACCGTGGACAGCCCCCTCGAAAAGTTAAGTGTAGCCCAG GAACCCGAGGCCTGCAGGCCGCATTCGACACCGGCACGGCTCACCCCATCCA AGCCGCAGAACTGCGCCCGCCGTGGCCACCTGATCCCAAGCTGCGTGTCCTCCAGGGCTCCAGCCATGTGTTCGTCACCCCGTGTGCCCCGCCCTCGGTTGAGATCTGAGCCAACGCCCctgccactgcccctgcccctgccagcaccacccaccagccagggcccctcaccctcctctcctgggcctggggggccaggtgggggtggtggacgTGGCCGGAAACTGCTGCTGCCCACACCCCTGCTGCGGGACCTGTATACCCTTAGTGGACTCTATCCCTCCCCCTTCCACCGGGACAACTTCAGTCCTTACCTGTTTGCTAGCCGTGACCACCTGCTGtga
- the PLPPR2 gene encoding phospholipid phosphatase-related protein type 2 isoform X3, protein MAGGRPQLKRSFSIIPCFVFVESVLLGVVVLLAYRLEFTDTFPVHTQGFFCYDSTYAKPYPGPEAASRAPPALIYALVTAGPTLTILLGELARAFFPAPPSAIPIIGESTIVSGACCRFSPPLRRLVRFLGVYSFGLFTTTIFANAGQVVTGNPTPHFLSVCRPNYTALGCLPPSPDRPGPDRFVTDQGACAGSPSLVAAARRAFPCKDAALCAYAVTYTAMYVTLVFRVKGSRLVKPSLCLALLCPAFLVGVVRVAEYRNHWSDVLAGFLTGAAIATFLVTCVVHNFQSRPPSSRRLSPWEGLSQAPTVDSPLEKNPRPAGRIRHRHGSPHPSRRTAPAVAT, encoded by the exons ATGGCGGGAGGGAGACCTCAGCTGAAGAGGAGTTTCTCCATCATTCCCTGCTTTGTCTTCGTAGAG TCGGTGCTGCTGGGTGTGGTGGTCCTGCTCGCTTACCGCCTGGAGTTCACAGACACCTTTCCTGTGCACACCCAGGGCTTCTTCTGCTATGACAGTACTTACGCCAAGCCCTATCCAGGGCCTGAGGCTGCCAGCCGAGCACCTCCTGCACTTATCTATGCTCTGGTCACCGCTGGGCCCACCCTCACG ATCTTGCTGGGGGAGCTGGCACGTGCCTTTTTCCCCGCACCACCCTCAGCCATCCCCATCATTGGGGAGAGCACCATTGTGTCTGGGGCCTGCTGCCGCTTCAGCCCCCCGCTGAGAAGGCTGGTCCGCTTCCTGG GGGTCTACTCTTTCGGCCTCTTCACCACGACCATCTTCGCCAACGCGGGGCAGGTGGTGACCGGCAACCCTACACCACACTTCCTGTCCGTGTGCCGCCCCAATTACACGGCTCtgggctgcctgcctccctcaccGGACCGGCCAGGGCCTGACCGCTTTGTCACCGACCAGGGTGCCTGTGCTGGCAGCCCCAGCCTGGTGGCCGCGGCGCGCCGCGCCTTCCCCTGCAAGGACGCTGCCCTTTGCGCCTACGCGGTTACCTACACAGCG ATGTATGTGACACTGGTGTTCCGGGTGAAGGGCTCCCGTCTTGTCAAACCGTCGCTCTGCCTGGCTTTACTGTGCCCCGCCTTCCTGGTGGGTGTGGTCCGCGTGGCGGAGTACCGTAACCACTGGTCGGATGTGCTGGCCGGCTTCCTGACTGGGGCGGCCATTGCCACCTTTCTG GTCACCTGCGTAGTGCACAACTTCCAGAGCCGGCCACCCTCCAGCCGAAGGCTCTCCCCCTGGGAGGGCCTGAGCCAAGCCCCTACCGTGGACAGCCCCCTCGAAAA GAACCCGAGGCCTGCAGGCCGCATTCGACACCGGCACGGCTCACCCCATCCA AGCCGCAGAACTGCGCCCGCCGTGGCCACCTGA
- the PLPPR2 gene encoding phospholipid phosphatase-related protein type 2 isoform X2 yields MAGGRPQLKRSFSIIPCFVFVEGFFCYDSTYAKPYPGPEAASRAPPALIYALVTAGPTLTILLGELARAFFPAPPSAIPIIGESTIVSGACCRFSPPLRRLVRFLGVYSFGLFTTTIFANAGQVVTGNPTPHFLSVCRPNYTALGCLPPSPDRPGPDRFVTDQGACAGSPSLVAAARRAFPCKDAALCAYAVTYTAMYVTLVFRVKGSRLVKPSLCLALLCPAFLVGVVRVAEYRNHWSDVLAGFLTGAAIATFLVTCVVHNFQSRPPSSRRLSPWEGLSQAPTVDSPLEKLSVAQEPEACRPHSTPARLTPSKPQNCARRGHLIPSCVSSRAPAMCSSPRVPRPRLRSEPTPLPLPLPLPAPPTSQGPSPSSPGPGGPGGGGGRGRKLLLPTPLLRDLYTLSGLYPSPFHRDNFSPYLFASRDHLL; encoded by the exons ATGGCGGGAGGGAGACCTCAGCTGAAGAGGAGTTTCTCCATCATTCCCTGCTTTGTCTTCGTAGAG GGCTTCTTCTGCTATGACAGTACTTACGCCAAGCCCTATCCAGGGCCTGAGGCTGCCAGCCGAGCACCTCCTGCACTTATCTATGCTCTGGTCACCGCTGGGCCCACCCTCACG ATCTTGCTGGGGGAGCTGGCACGTGCCTTTTTCCCCGCACCACCCTCAGCCATCCCCATCATTGGGGAGAGCACCATTGTGTCTGGGGCCTGCTGCCGCTTCAGCCCCCCGCTGAGAAGGCTGGTCCGCTTCCTGG GGGTCTACTCTTTCGGCCTCTTCACCACGACCATCTTCGCCAACGCGGGGCAGGTGGTGACCGGCAACCCTACACCACACTTCCTGTCCGTGTGCCGCCCCAATTACACGGCTCtgggctgcctgcctccctcaccGGACCGGCCAGGGCCTGACCGCTTTGTCACCGACCAGGGTGCCTGTGCTGGCAGCCCCAGCCTGGTGGCCGCGGCGCGCCGCGCCTTCCCCTGCAAGGACGCTGCCCTTTGCGCCTACGCGGTTACCTACACAGCG ATGTATGTGACACTGGTGTTCCGGGTGAAGGGCTCCCGTCTTGTCAAACCGTCGCTCTGCCTGGCTTTACTGTGCCCCGCCTTCCTGGTGGGTGTGGTCCGCGTGGCGGAGTACCGTAACCACTGGTCGGATGTGCTGGCCGGCTTCCTGACTGGGGCGGCCATTGCCACCTTTCTG GTCACCTGCGTAGTGCACAACTTCCAGAGCCGGCCACCCTCCAGCCGAAGGCTCTCCCCCTGGGAGGGCCTGAGCCAAGCCCCTACCGTGGACAGCCCCCTCGAAAAGTTAAGTGTAGCCCAG GAACCCGAGGCCTGCAGGCCGCATTCGACACCGGCACGGCTCACCCCATCCA AGCCGCAGAACTGCGCCCGCCGTGGCCACCTGATCCCAAGCTGCGTGTCCTCCAGGGCTCCAGCCATGTGTTCGTCACCCCGTGTGCCCCGCCCTCGGTTGAGATCTGAGCCAACGCCCctgccactgcccctgcccctgccagcaccacccaccagccagggcccctcaccctcctctcctgggcctggggggccaggtgggggtggtggacgTGGCCGGAAACTGCTGCTGCCCACACCCCTGCTGCGGGACCTGTATACCCTTAGTGGACTCTATCCCTCCCCCTTCCACCGGGACAACTTCAGTCCTTACCTGTTTGCTAGCCGTGACCACCTGCTGtga
- the SWSAP1 gene encoding ATPase SWSAP1, whose protein sequence is MAETLRRVLSPSRAAESGEDNSAEAGPPLLLLGGPGSGKTALLFAAALEAAGEGRGPVLFLTRRPLQSLPGRTPAALDPLRLQKIRFQYPPSTHELLQLLCSAHEARGPAPFLLLLDGLEEYLAEDPEPQEAAYLAALLLDTAAHFSHQVGPGRGCGLIVALQTQEEGSSGDALQLSILQRYFPAQCWLQPIASGSGERCFRACLEPCGLVPKAEWCVAFQPDGKMTITPWHTQAGDPS, encoded by the exons ATGGCGGAGACACTGAGGCGGGTGCTAAGCCCGAGTAGGGCGGCCGAATCTGGGGAGGATAATTCAGCTGAGGCCGGACCACCTTTGCTGCTGCTCGGCGGTCCAGGGTCTGGGAAGACAGCTCTGCTATTCGCGGCGGCCCTGGAGGCGGCAGGGGAGGGCCGAGGCCCCGTCCTCTTTCTGACCCGGAGACCTCTGCAAAGTCTTCCCGGAAGGACGCCTGCCGCGCTCGACCCCCTGCGGCTACAG AAGATCCGTTTCCAGTACCCGCCTTCAACTCACGAGCTCCTTCAGCTCCTGTGCTCTGCCCACGAGGCCCGTGGGCCAGCTCCCTTCCTTCTACTGCTTGATGGCCTGGAGGAATACCTAGCTGAAGACCCGGAGCCTCAGGAAGCTGCTTACCTGGCTGCCCTGCTTCTAGACACTGCTGCCCACTTCAGCCACCAGGTTGGGCCTGGCAGAGGCTGTGGGCTCATTGTCGCCCTCCAGAcccaggaggaaggaagcagTGGGGATGCTCTGCAGCTCTCCATTCTCCAGAGGTATTTCCCTGCCCAGTGCTGGCTGCAGCCAATTGCCTCAGGCTCAGGAGAGCGTTGCTTCAGAGCCTGCCTGGAGCCATGTGGGCTGGTCCCCAAGGCAGAGTGGTGTGTGGCCTTCCAACCAGATGGAAAAATGACAATCACCCCATGGCATACCCAGGCTGGTGACCCCAGCTGA